In Caretta caretta isolate rCarCar2 chromosome 4, rCarCar1.hap1, whole genome shotgun sequence, one genomic interval encodes:
- the DCTN6 gene encoding dynactin subunit 6 isoform X2, protein MAERAQSGVKIAPGAVVCVESEIRGDVTIGPRTVIHPKARIIAEAGPIVIGEGNLIEEQTLIINGYPENISPDTEEVEAKPMVIGTYNVFEVGCCSQAMKMGDNNVIESKAVVGRNVILTSGCVIGACCNINTHEVIPENTVIYDAKCLRRVQTERPQPQTLQLDFLMKILPNYHHLKKTMKMTSTPAKS, encoded by the exons ATGGCGGAGAGGGCGCAGAGCGG TGTGAAGATTGCTCCTGGAGCTGTCGTCTGCGTGGAAAGTGAAATCAGGGGAGATGTAACTATCG GACCTAGGACAGTGATTCACCCTAAAGCGCGAATCATTGCAGAAGCAGGACCAATCGTGATTGGTGAAGGCAATCTCATAGAAGAGCAGACATTGATCATAAATGG ATATCCTGAAAATATTTCACCAGACACGGAAGAAGTAGAAGCAAAACCAATGGTCATTGGCACCTATAATGTTTTTGAAGTTGGCTGTT GTTCACAAGCAATGAAAATGGGAGATAACAATGTAATTGAATCAAAAG CCGTTGTTGGTCGGAATGTGATTCTGACCAGTGGCTGCGTCATCGGGGCCTGCTGCAACATCAACACACATGAAGTGATCCCGGAGAACACTGTGATCTATGACGCAAAGTGCCTTCGCCGAGTGCAGACCGAGCGGCCACAG CCACAAACACTGCAGCTGGATTTCCTGATGAAAATCCTGCCAAATTATCACCATCTAAAGAAGACCATGAAGATGACATCTACTCCTGCAAAGAGCTGA
- the DCTN6 gene encoding dynactin subunit 6 isoform X1, giving the protein MARHTVVKIAPGAVVCVESEIRGDVTIGPRTVIHPKARIIAEAGPIVIGEGNLIEEQTLIINGYPENISPDTEEVEAKPMVIGTYNVFEVGCCSQAMKMGDNNVIESKAVVGRNVILTSGCVIGACCNINTHEVIPENTVIYDAKCLRRVQTERPQPQTLQLDFLMKILPNYHHLKKTMKMTSTPAKS; this is encoded by the exons ATGGCCCGACACACTGT TGTGAAGATTGCTCCTGGAGCTGTCGTCTGCGTGGAAAGTGAAATCAGGGGAGATGTAACTATCG GACCTAGGACAGTGATTCACCCTAAAGCGCGAATCATTGCAGAAGCAGGACCAATCGTGATTGGTGAAGGCAATCTCATAGAAGAGCAGACATTGATCATAAATGG ATATCCTGAAAATATTTCACCAGACACGGAAGAAGTAGAAGCAAAACCAATGGTCATTGGCACCTATAATGTTTTTGAAGTTGGCTGTT GTTCACAAGCAATGAAAATGGGAGATAACAATGTAATTGAATCAAAAG CCGTTGTTGGTCGGAATGTGATTCTGACCAGTGGCTGCGTCATCGGGGCCTGCTGCAACATCAACACACATGAAGTGATCCCGGAGAACACTGTGATCTATGACGCAAAGTGCCTTCGCCGAGTGCAGACCGAGCGGCCACAG CCACAAACACTGCAGCTGGATTTCCTGATGAAAATCCTGCCAAATTATCACCATCTAAAGAAGACCATGAAGATGACATCTACTCCTGCAAAGAGCTGA